In a single window of the Planctomycetota bacterium genome:
- a CDS encoding cellulase family glycosylhydrolase has product MCLSHWTVAVLALGCWAAAASGELAKGEAVLREGFDSPERLRAWRGADSPQVSLDTGREGSSCVAIQWPAEKGPGHASIRLPLAVERLRGARLRCEALVKADNVAAPPHPWNGVKVMLHTVSPGGDQWMQQDGIHGSFDWKPVRFLAWVPRDATAAELVLGLEATSGRVWFDDLSVTVASVPRPRPAKPATGTMYKGHELPRLRGAMIGPNVTAADLEVLGGQWGANHIRWQLIWGGFPHSPADKGDLAAYDAWLEGALKHLDELLPTCQRLGILVAVDLHTPPGGRDEGSSCRIFHEKRFQDKFVEVWEKIARRYRGHKAVWAYDLVNEPVEGFVPEGLLDWQELAERTARRVRELDPDHAILIEPAPWGGPASLEHLVPIDVSGVVYSVHMYAPFQFTHQGIYGNPTGVAYPGKIAGKEWNKDAIREAFRPAIEFQRDYGVHLYIGEFSAIRWAPGDSARAYLSDVIDVMEEQGWDWAYHAFREWDGWSVEHGGDRDDRTPTKTPTPREALLRFWFAKNARPK; this is encoded by the coding sequence ATGTGCCTGAGCCACTGGACGGTTGCGGTACTGGCCCTCGGATGCTGGGCCGCGGCGGCAAGCGGCGAGCTCGCCAAAGGCGAGGCCGTGCTGCGCGAGGGCTTCGATTCGCCCGAGCGCCTGCGCGCCTGGCGCGGCGCCGACAGCCCCCAGGTGTCCCTCGATACAGGACGCGAGGGCTCGTCTTGCGTGGCCATCCAGTGGCCCGCCGAGAAGGGGCCGGGCCACGCCAGCATTCGCCTTCCGCTGGCCGTCGAGCGGCTGCGCGGCGCGCGCCTGCGCTGCGAGGCCCTGGTGAAGGCCGACAACGTGGCGGCCCCGCCCCATCCCTGGAACGGCGTGAAGGTGATGCTCCACACGGTCTCGCCCGGCGGCGACCAGTGGATGCAGCAGGACGGCATCCACGGCTCCTTCGACTGGAAGCCCGTGCGCTTTCTAGCCTGGGTGCCGAGAGACGCCACGGCGGCGGAACTCGTGCTGGGCCTTGAGGCCACCTCGGGCCGCGTGTGGTTCGACGACCTCTCGGTTACCGTCGCCTCAGTGCCGAGGCCCCGCCCCGCCAAGCCTGCGACGGGCACCATGTATAAAGGACATGAGCTGCCGCGCCTACGGGGAGCGATGATCGGCCCCAACGTGACCGCTGCCGACCTCGAAGTCCTCGGGGGCCAGTGGGGCGCCAACCATATCCGCTGGCAGCTCATCTGGGGCGGCTTCCCCCACAGCCCTGCCGACAAGGGCGACCTCGCCGCCTACGACGCCTGGCTCGAAGGAGCGCTCAAGCACCTCGACGAGTTGCTGCCCACGTGCCAGCGCCTGGGCATCCTGGTGGCCGTGGACCTCCATACCCCGCCCGGCGGACGCGACGAGGGGAGCAGCTGCCGCATCTTCCACGAGAAGCGGTTCCAGGACAAGTTCGTCGAGGTCTGGGAGAAGATCGCCCGCCGCTACCGCGGCCACAAGGCCGTGTGGGCCTACGACCTCGTGAACGAGCCGGTCGAGGGCTTCGTGCCCGAGGGCCTGCTGGATTGGCAGGAACTCGCCGAGCGCACGGCCCGCCGCGTGCGCGAGCTGGACCCCGACCACGCCATCCTCATCGAGCCTGCACCCTGGGGCGGCCCCGCCAGCCTCGAGCACCTCGTGCCCATTGACGTGTCCGGCGTGGTCTACAGTGTGCACATGTACGCCCCATTCCAGTTCACCCACCAGGGCATCTACGGCAATCCTACCGGCGTGGCCTACCCCGGCAAGATCGCGGGCAAGGAGTGGAACAAGGACGCCATCCGCGAGGCATTCCGCCCCGCCATCGAGTTCCAGCGCGACTACGGCGTTCATCTTTACATCGGCGAGTTCAGCGCCATCCGTTGGGCGCCGGGCGACAGCGCCCGCGCGTACCTGAGCGACGTGATTGACGTGATGGAGGAGCAGGGCTGGGACTGGGCCTATCATGCCTTCCGCGAGTGGGACGGCTGGAGCGTGGAACACGGCGGCGACCGCGACGACCGAACGCCCACAAAGACGCCCACCCCCCGCGAGGCGCTCCTGCGGTTCTGGTTCGCGAAGAACGCGCGGCCCAAGTAG